In Parasegetibacter sp. NRK P23, a single genomic region encodes these proteins:
- a CDS encoding M48 family metalloprotease, whose protein sequence is MNATVSASFQQQATRAVSSIVLFVLVYLFLFIAVLGLSVLCVYGGVMLILAKPSFITLMLGGGMVGLAFFVFYFIIKFLFSRNKVDRSALLEVSATEEPALFEFIRETAAETGTPLPKKVYLSSDVNACVFYDSGFWSMLLPIKKNLQIGVGLVNSVTVSELKAIIAHEFGHFSQRSMKVGSYVYHVNHVMYNMLNDNESYNNMIGRFANMSGYFSFFAGIAVKIANGIQWVLHKMYGFVNLRYMALSREMEFHADEVAAYAAGSKPLVTSLLRLDLSAQALDETLDFYSRRIPENITSGNVYPHHRFVMQRLAHTSGVQLQHGLPDVTMDFLSRFNKSKLVVKNQWASHPETEERIGKLEILAVEKEQNNAGAWSLFKSPAATQEKMNAVLFSAVSYTEEPAQLSEKEFSSAYIADAERFRYHPVFNGYYDNRTLKAEDLEQVLKEAPADMPDEAATIFSAEVAEEISVLNALESDIRSLETIAAGNTGIKTFDYNGIRYTEKEAAVVLEDAKKQQEMLEAKLRQHDLLALKFFYANARRSGNETQWKERYNRFFEVEAAFKAAVEEHNAYLATTEFMRETQSYEFIEANMEVLKQKEAPLKEKMRRIFESEEHRALMTAYEKAALEKYLSCEWTYFIRPDYYNDALGVMYEALQSYYNTVFNFYRMKRKELFDGQAAGILTPAEPNFT, encoded by the coding sequence ATGAACGCAACCGTTTCGGCGTCCTTCCAGCAACAGGCAACCAGAGCCGTTTCTTCCATTGTATTATTTGTGTTGGTATACCTCTTCCTCTTTATTGCCGTGCTCGGCCTTTCGGTGCTTTGTGTGTACGGTGGGGTGATGCTCATTCTCGCAAAGCCCTCTTTTATTACGCTGATGCTTGGCGGTGGAATGGTGGGCCTGGCTTTTTTTGTGTTCTACTTCATCATAAAATTCCTTTTTTCAAGAAATAAAGTAGACCGCTCCGCGCTGCTGGAAGTGTCTGCAACGGAAGAACCGGCGCTCTTCGAGTTTATCCGTGAAACCGCGGCTGAAACGGGAACGCCACTTCCCAAAAAAGTTTACCTCTCATCCGATGTGAATGCCTGTGTGTTTTATGATTCGGGTTTCTGGAGCATGTTGCTCCCCATCAAAAAAAACCTGCAGATAGGCGTTGGCCTCGTAAACAGTGTTACGGTTTCCGAACTAAAAGCCATCATCGCCCATGAGTTCGGACATTTCAGTCAGCGAAGCATGAAAGTGGGAAGCTATGTATACCACGTGAACCACGTGATGTACAATATGCTCAATGATAATGAATCGTACAACAACATGATCGGCCGTTTTGCGAACATGAGCGGATATTTTTCTTTTTTTGCGGGTATCGCTGTGAAAATCGCAAACGGCATACAATGGGTGCTGCACAAAATGTACGGGTTTGTAAACTTGCGCTACATGGCGCTTTCCAGGGAGATGGAGTTCCACGCCGATGAAGTGGCCGCTTACGCCGCCGGATCAAAACCACTGGTCACTTCTTTGCTTCGACTTGATCTTTCCGCGCAGGCGCTCGATGAAACGCTTGATTTCTACAGCAGACGGATTCCGGAAAACATTACTTCCGGAAATGTATACCCGCACCACCGTTTTGTGATGCAACGCCTCGCGCATACTTCAGGTGTTCAGTTGCAACACGGTCTGCCTGATGTTACAATGGACTTCCTGAGCAGGTTCAACAAATCAAAACTGGTGGTAAAGAACCAGTGGGCCTCTCATCCGGAAACAGAAGAGCGCATCGGGAAACTTGAAATACTTGCGGTGGAAAAAGAGCAGAACAATGCAGGTGCCTGGAGCCTTTTTAAATCGCCAGCCGCCACACAGGAAAAGATGAACGCGGTACTCTTTTCGGCCGTGTCTTATACGGAGGAGCCTGCACAACTTTCAGAGAAAGAATTCAGCTCAGCTTACATCGCCGATGCTGAAAGGTTCCGCTACCACCCGGTTTTCAATGGGTATTATGATAACAGAACCCTGAAGGCGGAAGACCTGGAACAGGTATTGAAAGAAGCTCCTGCCGATATGCCGGATGAAGCAGCCACTATTTTTTCCGCTGAAGTCGCGGAGGAAATAAGCGTACTGAATGCGCTGGAAAGCGATATCCGTTCGCTGGAAACAATCGCCGCCGGGAATACAGGAATCAAGACGTTCGATTATAACGGTATCCGTTACACGGAAAAAGAAGCGGCTGTCGTTTTGGAAGACGCGAAAAAACAGCAGGAGATGCTGGAAGCTAAATTGCGACAACACGATCTGCTTGCGCTGAAGTTCTTTTACGCGAACGCACGCCGTTCCGGAAACGAGACACAATGGAAAGAAAGGTACAACAGGTTTTTTGAGGTGGAAGCAGCATTTAAAGCCGCGGTGGAAGAACACAATGCCTACCTTGCCACAACTGAATTTATGCGTGAAACCCAATCGTATGAGTTTATTGAAGCAAATATGGAAGTTTTAAAACAAAAGGAAGCTCCGCTCAAAGAAAAGATGCGCAGGATATTTGAAAGCGAAGAACACCGCGCGTTAATGACGGCTTATGAAAAAGCCGCGCTGGAAAAATACCTGTCCTGCGAATGGACCTATTTCATACGTCCCGATTATTATAACGATGCGCTCGGCGTAATGTATGAAGCGCTGCAGTCTTACTACAATACAGTTTTCAATTTTTACAGAATGAAAAGAAAAGAGCTTTTCGATGGGCAGGCGGCCGGGATTTTAACGCCTGCCGAACCAAATTTTACCTAA
- a CDS encoding S41 family peptidase codes for MKPSLLLILLAVCAFSRAQTVNYKLNAGFEADPANGVLREWNWYNSTGYEGGIDSTVSYSGKNAFYIKSTTAPNPAQYGAMGINIPARKGQQLTMEGYLKLENVQNGLAGFYLAIIGKNGTIQKTDLSESGVSGTQPWKKYKVSIPLSADARTVNVAAVMAGQGQLWIDDITLSIDGKPFEQSDTVSAPLAESDTSFSNGSRINEIAPSAATNAALVLLGQVWGFVKYHHPAVAAGNFNMDAELFRFMPIYLATAQPADQQRLLYNWVKKFGAVKTKKDTALSLKPFLETDISWLTEQSLGKELHQLLRDIYHAERKNQHYYIAMAQGVGNPVIKNELPYAKMHFSDAGLRILALYRYWNLIQYFFPYRNLLEENWNTTLECFVPRFAYATSEKEYKLALLQLIGSIHDTHANVWGNEAVLAEFFGKRYGPLSVVFVEDKPVVTGYLNDSLGKKTGILPGDVIEKINGIPANELVQNRIPYFPASNLPTKMRDIGRDFLRSNDSTLSVTFNRDGKSFEKMIPTYTPMQVNVYKRYSAKDTCFGMAAPGIAWIYPGKIKNAYLPAIKNELKNTKGLIIDLRCYPSDFTVFTLGGFLVPKSTPFVKFSFGGILMPGTFYQGQQLNIAPTDSHTYKGKVVILINELTQSQAEYTTMAFRTAPGALVLGSTTAGADGNVSGFILPGNVSTMFSGIGVYYPDGRETQRVGIIPDIECKPTIAGIKAGRDELMEKAIELINKER; via the coding sequence ATGAAACCTTCTCTTCTCCTTATCCTGCTGGCCGTTTGCGCTTTTTCCCGCGCACAAACCGTCAATTATAAACTAAACGCCGGGTTTGAAGCGGATCCCGCCAATGGTGTACTCCGAGAATGGAACTGGTACAACTCAACTGGTTATGAAGGCGGTATTGATTCCACTGTAAGCTATTCCGGCAAAAACGCTTTTTATATTAAAAGCACCACTGCTCCAAACCCTGCGCAATATGGTGCGATGGGCATCAATATTCCCGCGAGGAAAGGGCAGCAACTGACGATGGAAGGTTACCTGAAACTGGAAAATGTACAGAACGGCTTAGCGGGTTTTTACCTCGCCATCATCGGCAAAAACGGCACGATTCAGAAAACAGATCTTTCAGAGAGCGGTGTATCGGGAACACAACCCTGGAAAAAATACAAAGTTTCTATTCCCTTAAGTGCCGATGCACGTACTGTAAATGTAGCGGCCGTAATGGCGGGACAAGGGCAACTATGGATTGACGATATCACACTTTCTATAGATGGAAAACCTTTTGAACAATCGGATACCGTATCAGCACCGTTGGCTGAATCGGATACATCCTTTTCAAATGGCTCACGTATAAATGAAATTGCCCCGTCGGCGGCTACTAACGCCGCGCTTGTTTTGCTGGGCCAGGTGTGGGGCTTTGTGAAATACCATCATCCCGCGGTAGCGGCCGGAAACTTTAACATGGACGCGGAACTTTTTCGTTTCATGCCCATCTACCTCGCAACTGCTCAACCTGCTGATCAGCAACGCCTGCTGTACAACTGGGTTAAAAAGTTCGGCGCGGTGAAAACAAAAAAGGATACGGCGCTATCCCTCAAACCATTCCTCGAAACGGATATTTCCTGGCTAACGGAGCAATCGCTGGGAAAGGAACTGCATCAATTGTTGCGCGATATTTACCACGCGGAACGTAAGAACCAGCATTACTACATTGCCATGGCGCAAGGTGTGGGTAACCCGGTTATCAAAAATGAGCTCCCCTACGCAAAAATGCACTTTTCAGATGCGGGACTTCGCATACTCGCGCTGTACCGGTATTGGAACCTGATACAATACTTCTTCCCTTATCGCAACCTGTTGGAGGAGAACTGGAACACAACATTGGAGTGCTTTGTTCCACGTTTCGCTTATGCTACTTCTGAAAAGGAATACAAACTAGCCTTACTTCAACTGATCGGAAGTATTCATGATACCCATGCGAATGTGTGGGGCAATGAAGCTGTTCTGGCCGAATTCTTTGGCAAAAGATATGGACCGCTCTCCGTGGTATTCGTGGAAGATAAACCCGTGGTAACAGGATACCTCAACGATTCCCTTGGAAAGAAGACCGGAATATTGCCCGGTGATGTGATTGAAAAAATAAACGGCATTCCCGCGAATGAGTTGGTGCAGAACCGCATTCCTTATTTTCCCGCATCGAACCTGCCCACAAAAATGCGTGATATAGGACGTGATTTTTTACGGTCGAATGATTCCACATTGTCCGTTACTTTCAACAGGGATGGGAAGTCTTTTGAAAAGATGATCCCAACGTATACACCCATGCAAGTGAATGTGTATAAAAGGTATTCAGCTAAAGATACCTGTTTTGGTATGGCTGCACCTGGCATTGCCTGGATATACCCGGGTAAAATAAAGAATGCTTACCTGCCGGCCATAAAAAATGAACTGAAAAACACAAAAGGCCTGATCATCGACCTGCGCTGCTATCCTTCAGATTTTACGGTGTTTACGTTGGGCGGCTTCCTGGTTCCGAAGTCCACGCCATTTGTGAAGTTCTCATTTGGTGGTATCCTGATGCCAGGCACGTTCTACCAGGGACAACAACTTAATATTGCACCGACAGATTCCCATACCTACAAAGGAAAGGTTGTGATTCTCATCAACGAACTTACGCAAAGCCAGGCCGAATATACTACGATGGCATTCAGAACCGCACCTGGAGCTCTGGTGCTGGGCAGTACAACCGCTGGCGCAGATGGAAATGTTTCCGGCTTCATTCTTCCGGGGAATGTGAGCACCATGTTCAGCGGGATTGGCGTTTATTATCCTGATGGCCGGGAAACACAGCGTGTGGGCATAATACCGGATATTGAATGTAAGCCAACCATCGCGGGGATAAAAGCGGGCAGAGACGAACTCATGGAAAAGGCAATCGAACTAATCAACAAAGAAAGATAA
- a CDS encoding class I SAM-dependent methyltransferase produces the protein MKLDLYTRGLQHWQGRPEWFFNREHTDTYEQWYEGRYKRAEIWQKKVIGGLISKDTRVKTLLEFGCGTTRFTRWWKNIGIEAMGADISPLMLGQGVRLFDGDLVLADSHHMPFKDQTFDALAFITTFEYYRDPIQVIRESARVAKYGIVFGMMNRNSPKVVRRRIQQAFGKNPFYVTATFYTPDMLMAKIHEALKGRDYSIEWTCTGLPKWFPVQQWSVPVGDFFGLHVKFNDVQP, from the coding sequence ATGAAACTCGACCTGTACACACGCGGCCTGCAGCACTGGCAGGGAAGACCGGAATGGTTCTTCAACCGCGAACACACCGATACGTACGAACAATGGTATGAAGGGCGCTACAAAAGAGCGGAGATCTGGCAGAAAAAAGTGATCGGGGGCCTTATCTCGAAGGATACGCGCGTTAAAACCCTGCTGGAATTCGGTTGCGGAACAACCCGCTTCACCCGCTGGTGGAAGAACATTGGTATCGAAGCGATGGGCGCAGATATTTCACCGCTCATGTTGGGCCAGGGCGTACGCCTTTTTGATGGTGACCTGGTGCTGGCAGATTCGCACCACATGCCTTTCAAAGACCAGACCTTCGACGCGTTGGCTTTCATCACTACCTTTGAATATTACCGTGATCCCATCCAGGTGATCCGTGAATCCGCCCGCGTAGCGAAATATGGAATCGTATTCGGGATGATGAACAGGAACTCTCCCAAAGTAGTGCGGCGCCGTATTCAGCAGGCGTTTGGCAAAAATCCTTTTTATGTAACCGCAACATTCTACACACCGGATATGCTGATGGCAAAGATCCACGAAGCGCTGAAAGGCAGGGATTATAGTATTGAATGGACCTGCACCGGTTTGCCAAAATGGTTTCCCGTACAGCAATGGAGTGTTCCGGTAGGCGATTTCTTCGGACTCCATGTGAAATTCAATGATGTTCAACCTTAG